One segment of Thermodesulfobacteriota bacterium DNA contains the following:
- a CDS encoding restriction endonuclease subunit S: MRQDWVETDIGNAGKVISGGTPKTSNAEYWGDEIPWVTPADLSGYTQKFISKGRKSITATGLKNSSAKLMPANSVLFSSRAPIGYVAIAKNNICTNQGFKSLVPFDCLNSEFIYYYFKSIKQKAENHASGTTFKELSAKAFSALPIPLAPLPEQRAIVAKIEKLFSDLDNGIANLKAAKAKLDIYRQALLKKAFEGELTREWREQRDVNGWQELMISQIGEIVTGNTPSKKNEEFYSSHDYNFYKPTDLEAGHNVFKSIDGLSLKGFQNGRQAPENSILVTCIGATIGKTGLIKLRGCFNQQINAIIPSDKYNPKYVYYQAIGIDFQTQIKKRASSTTLPILNKGKFSTLMMKVCAIGEQTVIVAAIESRLSVCDKLAESIDQSLEQSEALRQSILKKAFAGKLLDEAELAACRREPDWEPAASLLERIQKEKSGRSAKKTGEKQMKN, from the coding sequence ATGAGACAAGATTGGGTTGAAACAGATATAGGCAATGCCGGGAAAGTCATTTCAGGAGGAACCCCGAAAACATCAAATGCTGAATACTGGGGTGATGAAATACCATGGGTTACACCGGCTGACTTATCTGGCTATACTCAAAAGTTTATTTCGAAAGGAAGAAAATCAATTACCGCAACAGGATTAAAAAATTCTTCGGCTAAACTGATGCCAGCAAATAGCGTATTGTTTTCTTCAAGAGCGCCAATCGGATATGTCGCCATAGCGAAAAATAACATTTGCACAAACCAAGGCTTTAAAAGTTTAGTGCCGTTCGATTGTCTCAACAGTGAATTTATCTATTATTATTTCAAATCCATAAAGCAGAAGGCCGAAAACCACGCAAGCGGAACAACCTTTAAAGAATTGTCAGCGAAAGCATTCTCTGCATTACCAATCCCCCTCGCCCCCCTCCCCGAACAACGCGCCATCGTCGCCAAAATAGAGAAGCTCTTCAGCGATCTGGACAACGGCATCGCCAACCTCAAAGCCGCCAAAGCCAAACTGGACATCTACCGCCAGGCCTTGCTGAAAAAGGCGTTTGAGGGGGAGTTGACACGGGAGTGGCGGGAACAAAGAGATGTAAATGGATGGCAGGAGCTGATGATTTCACAAATTGGAGAAATAGTTACTGGAAATACCCCATCCAAAAAAAACGAAGAATTCTATTCGTCCCACGATTACAATTTTTACAAGCCGACTGACCTTGAAGCAGGCCATAATGTTTTTAAATCTATCGATGGCCTTTCACTTAAGGGGTTTCAAAATGGTCGCCAAGCCCCAGAAAATTCGATCCTTGTGACTTGCATAGGTGCAACAATTGGAAAGACAGGGCTCATAAAATTGAGAGGATGTTTTAACCAGCAGATTAATGCAATAATTCCATCGGACAAATACAACCCAAAATATGTCTATTATCAAGCTATCGGAATAGATTTCCAAACTCAAATAAAGAAAAGAGCTTCTTCCACAACGTTGCCGATTTTGAATAAAGGCAAGTTTTCAACCTTGATGATGAAAGTGTGTGCGATTGGAGAACAAACCGTCATCGTTGCCGCCATCGAATCCCGCCTCTCCGTGTGCGACAAACTGGCCGAGAGCATCGACCAGAGCCTTGAACAATCCGAAGCCCTGCGCCAGAGTATCCTGAAGAAAGCCTTTGCCGGAAAACTGCTCGACGAGGCCGAGCTTGCGGCCTGTCGCCG